Proteins from one Juglans microcarpa x Juglans regia isolate MS1-56 chromosome 1S, Jm3101_v1.0, whole genome shotgun sequence genomic window:
- the LOC121246558 gene encoding LOW QUALITY PROTEIN: long-chain-alcohol oxidase FAO1-like (The sequence of the model RefSeq protein was modified relative to this genomic sequence to represent the inferred CDS: inserted 2 bases in 2 codons), which yields MMMMMKNRGHPLLRGSGRSEGDKISKYSHGLTAAEMHSLASVCEAILPPLPSDSLDAKDYDRPTKAVNSFSKISGSQTPIPDQVAELLVKRAVTEGKILVRVILLLLSTRLGTLLLCGSLCVSQKWPFISNFSCLSLEKRERMLQMWFKNRYVTPVRLAFLYIKVLCLYVVFSQVNENGENPTWEAIGYHVHNDEDLSQVPRNRPLEKGVLETIRETDSSLVHSLANKGIRATLDSTQNLLKMECDVLVVGSGCGGGVAAAVLACSGQKVIVLEKGGYFTAADYSSLEGPSTEQLYEAGGLLSSTDGGVFILAGSTVGGGSAINWSASIKTPKSMLREWAEDYKIPLFGSPDYLSAMDTVCERIGVTDSCAEEGFQNQVLRKGCQTLGLKVDYVPRNSSENHYCGDCGYGCRKGDKKGTDRTWLVDAVDHGAVILTGCKAERFILEKNKRGSLRAKKCRGVIAKTSSNNITQMLQIEAKVTISACGALSTPPLMISSGLKNHNIGRNLHLHPVVMAWGYFPEPNTEIKGKIYEGGIMTSIHDVEGTDSDVRAIIETPALGPASFSGICPWESGLDIKKRMVKYARTAHLIVLVKDWGSGEVKSERRISYELDASDRENLRVGLRQALRILVAAGAVEVGTXRSDGQRLKCKGINEKELEEFLDTVNVXGGPMSLTENWIGFTSAHQMGSCRMGIDDQAGAVDLNGESWEAEGLFVCDASVLPTAVGVNPMITIQSTAYCLSKIIADLVLTKSTLL from the exons atgatgatgatgatgaaaaacaGGGGCCATCCTTTGTTGAGGGGATCAGGGAGATCAGAAGGAGATAAGATCAGCAAATACAGTCATGGGCTTACCGCAGCTGAGATGCATTCACTGGCTAGCGTTTGTGAGGCAATTTTACCTCCTTTGCCATCGGATTCTTTGGATGCTAAGGATTATGATCGCCCTACCAAGGCTGTGAACTCGTTCTCCAAAATTTCTGGGTCTCAAACCCCAATACCTGATCAG GTTGCAGAGCTTCTGGTGAAGAGGGCGGTGACAGAAGGGAAGATATTGGTGAGAGTGATATTGTTGTTGCTGTCAACTAGGTTGGGGACCTTGTTGCTTTGTGGGTCTCTCTGTGTATCTCAGAAATGGCCCTTCATCTCCAACTTCTCTTGCCTATCCttggagaaaagagagagaatgctGCAGATGTGGTTTAAGAATAGATACGTGACACCCGTCAGGCTTGCATTTCTTTACATCAAGGTCTTGTGCCTCTACGTCGTCTTCTCTCag GTCAATGAAAATGGTGAGAATCCAACATGGGAAGCCATTGGATATCACGTACACAATGACGAGGACCTGTCTCAAGTCCCTAGAAACAGACCTCTTGAAAAAGGAGTGCTGGAAACTATACGCGAAACTGACTCTTCCCTTGTGCATTCCCTTGCAAACAAAGGTATAAGAGCGACTCTAGACTCCACGCAGAATCTCTTAAAAATGGAATGTGATGTTCTTGTCGTCGGCTCTGGGTGTGGAGGAGGAGTTGCAGCAGCTGTGCTTGCATGTTCTGGCCAGAAAGTCATTGTTCTTGAGAAAGGCGGCTATTTCACTGCTGCTGATTATTCTTCTTTGGAAGGCCCCTCAACGGAGCAACTATATGAGGCAGGAGGTCTCCTTTCCTCCACTGATGGGGGAGTGTTTATTCTAGCAGGTTCAACTGTTGGTGGTGGCTCTGCTATTAACTGGTCTGCATCCATCAAAACACCAAAAAGCATGCTTCGGGAATGGGCAGAGGATTACAAGATTCCACTGTTTGGGAGCCCTGATTATCTTTCTGCTATGGATACTGTGTGTGAGAGAATTGGTGTTACAGACAGTTGTGCTGAGGAAGGGTTCCAGAATCAAGTACTGCGAAAAGGGTGTCAGACATTAGGTCTTAAAGTTGATTATGTGCCCCGAAATTCCTCGGAGAATCATTACTGCGGGGATTGTGGTTATGGTTGCAGAAAAGGAGACAAAAAAGGGACGGATCGTACATGGCTTGTGGATGCTGTGGATCATGGTGCAGTGATCTTAACAGGATGTAAAGCCGAGAGATTCATACTGGAAAAGAACAAGAGAGGAAGCCTGAGAGCAAAGAAATGCCGAGGAGTAATAGCAAAAACTTCGAGCAACAACATCACACAGATGCTGCAGATCGAGGCCAAAGTAACTATCTCTGCATGTGGGGCTCTTTCAACACCCCCTTTAATGATCTCTAGCGGCTTGAAAAACCATAACATTGGCCGCAACCTTCATCTCCATCCTGTTGTTATGGCCTGGGGATACTTTCCAGAACCAAACACAGAGATCAAGGGTAAAATCTACGAGGGTGGGATAATGACATCGATCCATGACGTAGAAGGGACGGATTCAGATGTAAGAGCCATCATAGAAACTCCAGCATTAGGTCCAGCATCATTTTCTGGCATATGCCCTTGGGAATCTGGACTCGACATAAAGAAAAGAATGGTGAAGTATGCAAGAACTGCGCATTTGATAGTGCTAGTTAAAGACTGGGGTTCTGGAGAGGTTAAGTCGGAAAGAAGGATAAGCTACGAATTAGATGCATCTGACAGAGAAAATCTCAGGGTTGGGTTAAGGCAGGCATTAAGAATCCTGGTAGCAGCAGGCGCAGTCGAGGTGGGCA ATCGCAGTGATGGCCAGAGACTCAAATGTAAGGGGATTAACGAGAAGGAACTGGAGGAATTTTTGGACACAGTCAATG GTGGGGGACCAATGTCATTGACAGAGAATTGGATAGGATTTACCTCTGCCCATCAGATGGGTAGCTGTAGGATGGGGATTGATGACCAAGCTGGCGCGGTTGACTTGAATGGGGAAAGTTGGGAAGCAGAAGGCCTTTTTGTTTGTGATGCTAGTGTTCTTCCAACTGCTGTTGGTGTCAATCCCATGATCACCATCCAGTCAACTGCCTACTGCCTCTCAAAGATAATAGCCGATCTAGTCCTTACAAAAAGTACCCTTCTCTAA